One window of the Triticum dicoccoides isolate Atlit2015 ecotype Zavitan chromosome 3B, WEW_v2.0, whole genome shotgun sequence genome contains the following:
- the LOC119282403 gene encoding uncharacterized protein LOC119282403: MAFHQRSISLPSRPRVSETDVEQELHSLEASISSSNSISMMCDGLRTLANIYDGLDEIICLPSHQVCSSQQRKMLDGEMECSVELIDLCNYMQETFAEMLAIIQELQAALRKGDDVAAQAKIQSFTRLAKKARKHFKTAKKPASDKMVMLLTKAREICISLLESTLHLLSKQIEMPKQSLVCKAFYKKKAVVCEEEQLQELEYSIGDLQNGTGNLFRKLVQNRVSILNILSS; this comes from the coding sequence ATGGCTTTCCACCAAAGATCGATAAGTTTGCCATCTAGGCCTCGCGTCAGTGAGACCGATGTTGAGCAAGAGCTCCACAGCCTAGAAGCAAGCATCTCTTCCTCCAACTCCATCAGCATGATGTGCGATGGTCTAAGGACTCTTGCAAACATCTATGATGGTCTTGACGAGATCATTTGCCTACCAAGCCACCAAGTTTGCTCCTCCCAGCAGAGGAAGATGTTGGATGGAGAGATGGAGTGCTCCGTTGAGCTGATAGATCTCTGCAACTACATGCAAGAGACCTTCGCCGAGATGTTGGCCATCATCCAAGAGCTGCAGGCGGCTCTAAGGAAAGGAGATGATGTAGCTGCTCAAGCCAAGATCCAGTCCTTTACTCGCTTGGCGAAGAAGGCCAGGAAACATTTCAAGACTGCCAAGAAGCCTGCATCCGACAAGATGGTCATGCTATTGACCAAGGCAAGAGAGATCTGCATCTCTCTGTTGGAGTCCACACTCCATCTCTTGTCGAAGCAAATTGAAATGCCAAAGCAATCACTTGTCTGCAAGGCATTTTACAAGAAGAAGGCAGTTGTCTGCGAGGAGGAGCAATTGCAGGAGTTAGAGTACAGCATTGGAGATCTTCAGAATGGAACAGGAAATCTGTTCAGGAAATTAGTCCAGAACAGAGTTTCTATTTTAAATATTCTTAGCTCATAG
- the LOC119282404 gene encoding uncharacterized protein LOC119282404 produces MHQTRSSSFFLLSSTTIQSKSSSSDMAFHQRSTSLPSRPHVSETEVELELQSLEASISSSNSISTMCDGLRTLANIYDGLEEIICLPSNQVCSSQQRSMLDGEMDGSLELLDLCSAMQEIFVEMKAIIQELQVALRKGDDATTQAKIQSYTRLVKKSKNLFKKTAKKASADCSMVMLLAKAREISVSLLESTLHLLSKQIEMPKQSLVSKAFHKKKAAVCKEEQLLGLECSIGDLESGAGHLFRKLVQSRVSLLNILSS; encoded by the coding sequence ATGCATCAAACTAGAAGCTCTTCTTTCTTTCTCCTCTCTTCGACCACAATACAGAGCAAATCTTCAAGCTCAGACATGGCTTTCCACCAAAGATCGACAAGTTTGCCTTCTAGGCCTCACGTCAGTGAGACCGAAGTTGAGCTAGAGCTTCAGAGCCTAGAAGCAAGCATCTCTTCCTCTAATTCCATCAGCACGATGTGCGATGGTCTCAGGACTCTTGCAAACATCTACGATGGTCTTGAAGAAATCATCTGCCTACCAAGCAACCAAGTTTGCTCCTCCCAGCAGAGGAGCATGTTGGATGGAGAAATGGACGGTTCTCTTGAGCTGCTAGATCTCTGCAGCGCCATGCAAGAGATCTTCGTTGAGATGAAGGCCATCATCCAAGAGCTGCAAGTGGCTCTAAGGAAAGGTGATGACGCAACTACTCAAGCCAAGATCCAGTCCTACACCCGCTTGGTGAAGAAGTCCAAGAATCTTTTCAAGAAGACCGCGAAGAAGGCTTCTGCAGATTGTAGCATGGTCATGCTGTTGGCCAAGGCTAGAGAGATCTCTGTGTCTCTGCTGGAGTCCACACTCCATCTCTTGTCGAAGCAAATCGAAATGCCTAAACAGTCTCTTGTTTCCAAGGCATTTCACAAGAAGAAGGCAGCTGTTTGCAAGGAGGAGCAATTGTTGGGGCTAGAGTGCAGTATCGGAGATCTCGAGAGTGGGGCAGGACATCTGTTCAGAAAATTAGTCCAGAGCAGAGTTTCCCTACTCAACATCCTTAGCTCATAG